Part of the Candidatus Dadabacteria bacterium genome is shown below.
GCGAGCAGAAAATGTCCCAACTCGTGAAAGAAGACGAGAATTCCTATTACGAAGATAAAAGCAAGGATTGTGACCATAGCTAAGAAAGAAGGCTCTCCATTACCGAACCGGCAGCACTTCTAGACCACCTGTCCGCCTCTAATATATTGTCAAGACACCCCGAGTCAAGTTTGTCGTGACGCTCAAGAGTTTCCCTTACGATCGGGATTATGTCGGTGAATTTTATTCTTTCGCCAAGAAACGCGTTTACGGCAACTTCGTTTGCCGCGTTTAGCACGGTGGGGTAGGTGCCTCCCATCCTGAGACATTCAACCGCTATCGCAGGAGCCTCGAATTTATCGGTATCAAGTCTCTCAAACGTAATGTCCGAGAGGTCGTCCGGCGAGACAGCGGAGTGGCCAAGATCAAGCCTCTGGGGGTAGGAAAGCGCGCAGGCTATCGGTATTTTCATGTCCGAAGCGGAAAGATGGGTTATAAACGAGCCGTCAACATACTCAAGGATTGAATGCACTATACTCTGGGGATGTACCCAGATCGATATTTTCTCGGGGGGCATGTCAAAAAACCACCTAGCCTCTATAATCTCAAATCCTTTATTCATCAGCGTTGCCGAATCTATGGTTATTTTATCTCCCATTTTCCACGTGGGATGGCAAAGCGCGTCGGCAACCGTGACTTTTTCCAGATCTTCCCTCGGAGTTTTGCGAAATGGTCCGCCCGATGCTGTTATAATGATCCGCTTGAGAAATTCGCGGTCTCTCTCCAGAAGAGTCTGGAAAATGGCGCTGTGTTCGCTGTCCACGGGAAGTAGGGTGACGTCTTGGTTTCTTGCCTCGGAAATGAGAAGACCTCCGGCGACCACTAGGGATTCCTTGTTCGCTATTGCCACATCTCTTCCGGCCCGTATTGCGGAGAGGGTAGGCAGAAGACCTGGGAAACCGACCATGGAGGATATTACCAGATCGCAATCCCCTTCCGTCGCAACCGCTATGTTTCCTTCGTTTCCGTAATGTATCTGTGTTTTCGGACTGGCGATTTCCCTGAGTCGCTCCGAGTCTTCCTTTCGTGCGACAGATACTATCTTAGGAGCAAACTCCGCTACTTGTTCCGCCAGAAGATCAATGTTTTTTCCCGCGCAAATGCCCGTGACCTCGAACCTCTCCGGGAATCTTCGTACTATCTCGAGTGTCTGAGATCCGATCGAACCGGTTGATCCGAGTATGGAGATTTTCTTCAATCTAGCGCCCTTTCTCCCGTATCTGCTCTCCCGTCAGGCCGAATCTTCTTTCCCTGTTACGGTAATTGGCGATGGCCTTTAGCAGGTGCCTTCTTCTGAAATTCGGCCAGAGCGTCTTAGTGACGTATATTTCGGCATAGGCAAGCTGCCAGAGAAGAAAGTTGGAAAGTCTCATCTCTCCCCCGGTTCTTATGAGCAGGTCCGGTTCCGGCAGACGGGAAGTATAGAGATATTCCTGGAAATCCTCCTCGGTCACCGTTTTTTTCTTCCCCTCCGCGATTATGCTGTTCACGGCGTTAATTATTTCCTCTCTGCCCCCGTAGCTGAGCGCCAGTGTTATGGTCAGGGAGTCGCATTTCTCCGTCATTTTCATCACGCGCCCGAGGAGCTTGCGTATGTCCGGCGGGAGGTTCGAGAGGTTGCCGATTGCGTTCAGTCTCGTGTTCTGCGCAAGCAGCTTTTCGCCTTCGCTTGAGAGGTAATTCCTTAAGAGATCCATCAGTGCGAGAACCTCTTTTCCCGGTCTTTTCCAGTTCTGGGCAGAAAACGCATAAAGGGTTACGTACTCTATTCCGATTTCACGCGCGGCCCGGACCACGGATCTTGCCGATTTTATTCCTTCCCTGTGACCGATCAGCCTGTCAAGATTCTTACGCCGCGCCCATCTTCCGTTGCCGTCCATTATTATGACAACGTGCCGGGGAATAGGACCCGGTATGGGGGTATCATGGTTTTTCTGCATTGCAAGACACTGTCCGCGAGCTTTGCCAACGACCGTCGTTCTAATTCGCTGCCCCGTAGAGATAAGAAACGGGATATGCGATCAGAACGACCGTAAAGAATACCACCATGGCCACGATCAGGGCGACCGGGTATACAAAAAGAACCCCTAGGTAAAAAAGGGCCTTTTTCAGCGGAATCCATTCCCGGGATACTTCGGGAAGGTCGGAAACACAGCTTTTGACAAATCTTGATATTATTCCAGTAAAAAGTGTGGACATATGAGTGAACCGATCTGCCGTAAACCTATCTTATTTCCCCTTTTTCATCAAGGGCAAAATCTCTGCTTTATTCGCTTTATCCAAAAAAATTCCCTTTCAGGTAAACTACCGAAAACGTAGGTCGTAATGAGAAAATTCCGCTTTTTTTTCATAGTATGCGCATTAGTTCCGGCTTTTCTTCTTTCAACTCCACTTCTCGCAAAAGAAGACACGTACAGGGGTCTCTCGGACTTTGCAAAAGCACTTAATCTCATAGAAAAAAACTATGTGGAAGAGGTCTCCTCTGAGCAGCTGGCCCGAAGCGCTATAAAGGGCATGTTTGATTCTCTTGATCCCTATTCGGTTTATCTCTCATCTGAGGGGCTGAGGAATCTTGAGATAGGCACGATGGGGGAATTTGAAGGTATAGGAGTTGAGATTACCGTGCGCGACGGGTTTCTGACTGTTATATCTCCGATTGAGGGGGGTCCGGCGCAGGAAGCCGGCGTGAAATCGGGAGACGTAATCGTCTCGATAGACGGAGAGAGCACCGAGAAAACCAACATAGTTGACGCCTTGGAGCGCATAAGGGGTAGAGAGGGAACTAAAGTTAACATCGTCGTGAGAAGGGAAGGAACCAAGGAGGAAGACCATGAATTCACCATTACAAGACGCATGGTGAAGCTCAGAAGCGTTGAATCCAGGCTGGTTGAAAAAGACATAGGATATATAAAGCTCTCGCAGTTCCACAGGGACTCCGCAGATGAGTTCCTCAGCTCCTACAGGGGGCTTGAAGAGGAAAACGGCGCGAAGCTCGGAGGACTTGTCCTTGACCTGAGAAACAACCCTGGAGGGCTGCTTGAGCAGGCGCTCGCGCTTTGTGACATGTTCATCGACAAAGGACTTATCCTCAACGTGAAGGGAAGGTCTGAGCGGACTTCAAAGGAATATTTTGCCAGAGAGGGGATGGAGATACCGACCGATCACGTTGCCGTGATCGTGAACCAGGGAAGTGCTAGCGCTTCTGAGGTTCTGGCCGGAGCTCTTAAAGACAGCGGCAGGGCAAAGATAGTCGGTACAAGAACATTCGGAAAGGGATCGGTCCAGTCCGTAATAGAACTCTCCGGGGAAACGGGAGTGAAGATAACCACGGCGAGACTTCTCACTCCGAGTGGGATTCTGATAGATGACAAGGGAATAGAACCTGATATCTTTGTTGAAGGTGGCGAGAAGGATCCTTCCTCCGACCCGCAACTTGCAAGAGCGCTCGAAACCATAAAACGCATGTGAGGAACCAGAAGCCTTGAGTCAGAAGAGACGAACGAAGAAAAAACCGTCTGCCGGAAGAAGCGGCGCTAAAAAGAACACTGCAAGGCTTTCCCACGCAGTTTTGGTTCTGCTTTTCTTCTTCGCTTTTTCGATTTTCGGCCTCCGGTATGTCGGGAAGTTTATTGACGAATGGTCCCCCCGTGAAGTTGCGCCAACGGTGTCGGATAAGACCGCGGAGAAAGAGCCCAGGCGTCCCGGAGTCATTCTCATAATAGATGACTTAGGAGGTGACAAAGAAGCGATTGACAGGCTCCTCAGGATCAAGCAGCCGCTTAACTTGGCTGTGCTTCCCCATCTTTCCCATTCCCGCTACGCTGCGCGTGCCGCTTATCGCGGAGGAAAGGACGTGATTCTCCACCTTCCCATGGAACCCAAGTATTCTTCAGGCTACACGGCCGATGACGCGGGAGAGGGAGTTTTGCTTCTCGGCTTCTCCATAGACCAGATAAGGGAGGAGCTTAGAAGAAACATCATGGCCGTCCCCAATGTTGCCGGGGTCAACAACCATATGGGTTCCAAATTCATGGAAAATGAAGAGCCTGTGAGAACAGTTATGAAGGAGTTAAAAGCCAGGGATCTTTATTTCGTTGACAGCCTTACGACCTCGAACTCCCGTGGATACAGCGTAGCGAAGCAGCTTGGAGTAAAGACTCTTAAAAGGGATGTATTTATTGACCAAAGTGGGAGGGGCAGGGAATACACCATAGAGCAGCTTGACCGGCTGGTAAGGATAGCCGAGAAAAACGGTATGGCCGTGGGCATAGGCCATCCTTATCCGGAGACGATAGACGTCCTTGCTGAGTACATGCCCAAAGTTGAGGGAAAAGTGGAATTCATGAAGATATCGACAACCGCTTTGAACTGAACGGTTGCGGAGGAGAAACCTGAAAGAGGATTGTCATGGGACTTGTGGATGAGATCAGAAACAGGCGGGACTCGTGGAGTCGCAGACTTGAGGAGCAGAGAGTTTCCCAAGAACCGTACGACCATGAATTTGAGAAGAGAAACGCTCGAAAAATCGAGGAAGAAATAAAAAAGAACCGGGAGATGGTCGGAAAGTTCCCGCCCGTGGAAAAGCCATCGAAATGATCAGTGTGGGGAAGCCAGCGAGGGTAATTTGACAACGCTTTTTGTATCCTTTAAGCTCTTCTCTCCCCTGAGGATGGAGGTTTTAGTTTTTTGCCAGGAATAACAGTAGGTAGCAGCGAAAGTATTGATAGTGCCCTAAAAAGGTTTAAGAAACAGGTTGAGAAGGGTGGGGTTCTTTCTGAAGTAAGGAAGAGAGAATACTACGAAAAACCGAGCGAAAAGAAAAAAAAGAAGCTGTTTGCCGCCAAAAAGCGCAGTTCAAGCAGAAAAAGAAGATAATTTTCCTAGTTTGCGCGGTTTTCACCAGAAGTTATTTCCGAAGCCCCCCCGATCAAGTCGCTTTGAATGAAGAGTTCTTCTTCCACATCAGCGATAGCGGACATAAAGGCAAGGCTCAGTATAGTGGACATTATACAGGGCTTTGTTTCCCTTAAAAAATCTGGGAAAAATTATATCGGGCTTTGCCCGTTCCACGACGACAATAATCCTTCCATGCACGTAAATGATGAGAAGGGCTTTTTCCACTGCTTCAGCTGCGGAGCCGGAGGGGATGTGTTCGGCTTCCTGATGAGGTACAGCAATATAGGCTTCCGCGAAGCCTTGAAGGAACTTGCGGCAAAAGCCGGAGTCAGGCTTCCGGCCCCGCGCCCGCGCACTAAAAGCGCGAGAAAAAAAGAGGCTGCCGCGGGGAGATTCTTTGAGATAAATTCCCTTGTCTCTTCGTTTTACAGCCAAAATCTTCTGGCCTCAAGGAAAAACTCCGCTCAAGCCAGAGAGTACCTTGAATCAAGGGGAGTCACTTCGAAAGTAATAAAGGAATTCAAACTTGGCTTCGTCCCCGACAGCTGGGATGCCCTAATGAAATTTGCTTCCAGAAACAGTATTGGTATCGGGGAGCTTGAGGAACTTGGTCTTGTTGTTGCGAGGGAGAGCGGAAGCGGGCACTACGACCGGTTTAGAAACAGGATTATTTTTCCAATAAACGAGATAACGGGACGAATTTGCGGTTTTGGCGGCAGAATTCTGGGCGAAGACGGGCCGGGACAGCCGAAATACATGAATTCTCCCGAATCCCCGGTTTTTGATAAAAAGAATGTCCTGTACGGACTTTACCACTCGAAAAATGAGATCGGAAGAAAGCGGAAAGCCGTTTTGGTTGAGGGCTACATGGATTTCATTAAGCTCTACGCAAACGGAATACGCAACGTAGTTGCCACCTTGGGAACGGCCTTTACGAATGAACACGCCAGACTTCTGCGGCGTTTCTGCCAAGAGGTAGTGATTGTTTACGACGGTGATGCTGCGGGGATACGTTCTGCTGTCCGGGCCGGCGAAATTCTTCTGGAACAGGGAATTTCTTCGAGCATCTGCAGGATTCCCGACGGCCTTGATCCAGATGATTACCTGGGACTGCACGGTCCGGAAAGTCTCGGTGAACTGATTGAGGACGCCGTCGATGTCTCTGATTTCATTATTGACGATACTTTCACAAGATACAGGGAAAAGAAAATTTCTTCCGGAGAGTCGATCAGGTTTCTCGCGGATATGGTCTCAAAAATAAAAGACCCGGTCCGAAGGGCCGAGGCAGTCTCCAGGGCGACCGGTGTTTTCGGGATAAGGGAGTCTGAGTTCCTTTCTCTGGTAAAAAGCCCGGACCCAGGGAAAAACCGTGGGTCGCTTGCGCCTGTAGCTCTGGTTCCGGAGAAGAGCATTCACGAGAGAGAAATTGTGAGAATACTGCTTAAATTTCCTGGACTGCTCAGCGCCGAAAAAATAGAAAATATCGAAAAGCATTTTGAAAATGGTGATTTAAAGGTTATTCTCAAACGTGTGGGTGAAGGGGAGTTTACCGAAATCTCCTCCCTGATGAGTTCTTTTGAAGAAATCGAAATGCAGCAGTTGCTGAGTGAGTTGATTTTTTCTTCGGATGATTTGATAGACGAGACGACTTCGGAGAAAATATTAAACGACTGTGTGAGGGAGCTTGAACTGAGAGATATAGCTTTTAAGCGCAACGAAGTAATAGATAGAATCCGCAAGCAGCGCGACTCCTCGGACAAAAGTCTCGAAAGAGAACTTGTTGAGAAATACAGGGATCTGGTGAGCATGGAAAAAGCCATAAGAGGAACTGTCAGTTGAACCCAAACGACCAAGCTAACGGGTTAGGGGATGAAGTTGACACTCAGGACGAGAGTGAATTTTCTGAATCCGCACAGGGTTTTCAGAACGTCCCCGCTGATTCTCAAACGGAAGACAAGCTCAAAAACACAAAGAGTCAGGACTCCGAACAGGATCCTATAAGATCATACATTCTCGCTATTGCACAGCATTCCCTCCTTTCGAAGGAGGAAGAAGTTGAGATAGCAAGACAGATTGAGAAAGGCAAAAAAATAATCGCGAGAATGATAATAGAGAACCCTTTCATGATGAAAAAGGTTCTCAAACTCGAAGAAGAGATCAAAGAGGGAACGCTCGGAGCAGGCGACGTCTCCTACCAAGGCGAGGATGTGGAATCCTCAGTTAACGGCGAAGCATATAGCAATTCTGTAAAAAACTTCCTTCCGATCAGAGAGCTATTTGCCGAGACCGAGGAACTGAGAAATAAGCTCGGCAATCCGAAGCTTTCAGATAACGACAAGGCTAAGATCTCAAGGAAAATCAGAAAAAATAACGAGCGGACTGTAGAGCTACTTGACGAAATCGATTTTTCCTCGGCACAGGCAAGCAGGATATACAGTCTGGCCGTTGAGTATGTGAACAGAGTCGAAAGCGGAGAATGTGATTGCGTGATGAATGGTTCGGGCGATGCGATTGGCAACGGCTCGAAATCTGAATATTCCGAAGAGGAAATTGCTTCGCTTAAAAAGGTGCTTGGAAGGTTCGAGAAGGCAAAGAAAGCTACCAAAAAAGCCAGAAAAAAACTTATAGAGTGCAATCTTAGGCTCGTAGTCAGCATTGCGAGAAAATACGTTAACAGGGGGCTGCCGTTTCTTGATCTGGTTCAGGAAGGCAATATGGGGTTGATGAAAGCGGTTGAAAAATTCGAACATGGAATGGGATACAAGTTCTCAACCTGCGCGACATGGTGGATAAAGCAGGCCATTACGCGCGCGATAGCTGATCAGGGAAGTCTCATAAGAATTCCGGTTCACATGACCGAAAACATAAACAGGCTCAACAAGGTTTCAAGATCCCTAATGCAGAAATTGGGGAGGGAGCCCAGACCCGAAGAGATAGCCGAAGCAATGGATATGTCTCTTGATAAGGTCATGAAAATCATGAAGGTCTCGCGCGACCCGATCTCTCTCGAATCCCCGATTGGCGAGGATGACTGCAGGCTTATGGATATTATCTCGGATCCGGCCTCCACTTCTCCGCTTGACATGCTCGAAACTAAGGAACTAAACCGGATTATGCGCAATGCGCTCTGTACCAACCTCAGTAACGGGGAGGAAGGAGTCGTCAAAATGCGTTTCGGTATAGATGAAGACAAGGAATACACACTTGAAGAAATAGGAAAAAAACTAAATGTTACACGCGAGAGAATAAGGCAGATTGAGGTGAAGGCCATTAAGAAGCTCAAAAGATTTGGAAGAGCTCTTCCCATAAGGGGTTTTAACAACGACTGATATTCCAGCTTGACATTATTTTTTCCGATGGTAATTTTCCAAGTCTAGGGTGGCTATGCTGAAGGGGAAGCACCCGGTCCCATCCCGAACCCGGAAGTTAAGTCCTTATAGGCCGATGATACTGCTCCTTTCAGGAGTGGGAAAGTAGGTAGCTGCCCTTTTTTTCTTTCCTTGTTTTCTCAAGTTTCCAGAGTCTGCAATGTCAAAGATAAATGTTGCCGTGTTTGTTTCCGGAAGCGGAACAAATCTTCAGGCGGTAATAGATTCCGGTATTGAATCCGCAAACATAGCCGTGGTTGTCTGCGATACTCCGGGAGTCATGGCAATTGAGAGGGCCAGGAAACACGGTATTCCCTTAGAACTGGTAAACAGCAGAGATTTTGAGTCAAGGGAAGAGTTTGAAAGACAGATAGTTACGAGAATCGACAGGTACGACATAGGACTTGTCGTGCTTGCCGGATTCATGAGGATATTCACACCTTATTTCATAGACCGCTTCAAAGACCGTATCATCAATATTCATCCTTCCTTACTCCCTTCTTTTCCAGGAACAAACTCGGTAAAACAGGCGCTCGACTACGGCGTGAAGCAGACCGGCTGCACAGTCCATTTCGTGGGAGAAGAGGTTGACGCGGGTCCGATTATTCTTCAGGCGGCTGTCCCGATTACGGAGGAAGATACGGAGGAGACTCTGCTTGAGAAAGTCCACGCCCAAGAATACAGGATATTACCCGAAGCCATAAGGCTTTTCTGCGAGGGGAAACTGACTCTCAGCGGAAGAAGAGTGCTGATTTCATCCTGAACCAAGAATTCCTAGATGGTTCTTCCGATGGCTTCGGCAACGGGAGCAGCTTTTTCCATCAGGTTTTTAAATGTTTTTGGTTTAAGCGACTGAGCTCCGTCACTGACGGCGACCTCCGGGTTGTTGTGAACCTCGACTATTACTCCGTCCGCTCCGGCGGCTATTGAAGCTAAAGTTACCGGGATTACGTACTGCCAGTAGCCGGTTCCATGGCTGGGGTCGGCGAAAACAGGCAGATGGGTCTTTTCCTTGAGTACCGGGATTGCATTCAGGTCGAAGGTGTTTCTGGTCGCAGTCTCAAAAGTTCTTATCCCCCGTTCGCAGAGCATTACATTGCTGTTGCCCTCCGACAGTATATATTCTGCGCACATGAGAAACTCGTTTATAGTTGTTGACATCCCCCGTTTTAACAAGACGGCCTTTTTTGACTTGCCGACATGTCTTAAAAGCGAGTAGTTCTGGGAATTTCTCGCTCCGATCTGAAGCACATCCGCGTATTCCTCGACCAGTTCAAGATCGTCCGGGCTCATTATTTCGGTCACTATGGGCAGTCCCGTCATTTCTTTTGCCTTGACGAGGAGTTCCAGTCCCTCTTTTCCAAGACCCTGGAAAGAATAGGGGGAAGTTCTGGGCTTAAACGCCCCGCCTCTTAGCATTGACGCCCCCGAATCTTTTATGGAAGCCGCGATTGTCATTATCTGTTCTTCGCTTTCAACCGAGCACGGTCCTGCGATTATGGGGATTCTTTTGTCTCCTACTGCAATGTCTTTCACATTGAAAACGGAGGTTTCATCGTTTACTTCCCTGCTTGTAAGCTTGTAGGGCTGAAGCACAGGAACGACCTTTTCGACTCCTTGGAGCTGCTTGAGAACGTCGAGATCATGTGGCTTTCCTCTCTCATCTCCAACCACTCCGATGACAGTCCTGAGAATTCCTTCGATCGGATGCGGCGAATAGCCAAGTTCCTTTATAATGGATTTGACCTTGTCTATCTCTTCCTTGGTCGCCTTTTGCTTCATTACTACTATCATTTAAAAAACCTCCATGTTTTGTGCGGAACGGGGAAACTTAATACATAGAACATTCTTAATGTCAATTACGATGTCTTTATATATTGACGTATTGAGCTTGTTTTCTAGGGAAGGTTTAGAAAAATGGCACTGAATATCTTTTGCGAGGCTTCCCTGAAATGCTTTTCAAACTTCGTTTCGGTTTCTCCTGTTCTAGCCTCGATAAAGCCGGGTGAAGGGTAAGCCGGACGAAATAGGCCGCTTCTTTCGAACTCAGATACTATCTGCTTGATGTAACTGAGCTGATCGGTCTTTATTACCGCTCTTCCGCTTCCCATAAGTACTTTTGCTAGGCAGCCTATGAATTCCCGGTTAAACATTCTGTGTTTTGAGTGTTTTTTCTTCGGCCAGGGGTCGGGGAAGTTTACCAAGACAAGATCGAACATTTTTTCTCTGAAAACCTGTCTGAGTGCGATTTCAGCTTCGACATGGACGAATCTTAAGTTTTCGAGAGAGAGTTTTTCCGCCGCCCGCACCGCTTTGCGGAACCTTCCCCCCTTGATTTCAAGACCTAGGTAGTTTCTGCTTCTGTCGCACTGCGCCGCGTCTATGAGAAATTCCCCTTCTCCAAAGCCGATTTCAAGCACTAGGGGGTTTCGGTTGCCGAAGATGTCTTCTCTTGTGATCGGAAACGAAAATAAGGAGATATCCACGGCGGAGTTGGTTAAGTTCATTTTCCGGATCAGGACTTAAAAGCAGAAGTTATGGCTTGCTCCCCGATCTTTATTCCGTAACTTCCCCCCTGTTTTTTCATCCTCCCTATGCGTTCGGGGAGCGACATTTCTATTTTGCCTTTTCTGGCTTTCTTGTCGATTTTCATAACGTCGATTATTTTCCCGACGCTTACATCGCTAGGAGGTTCTGTAGGAAGCCCTGCCCTCTTAAAGAGGCCGGTGAGCCTTTGCTGCTCTTGCGCGCTCCAACCCGTTTTACCTAGAGCGATTTTTCCCTCAATTACCATTCCTGCCGAGATTGCCTCTCCATGGGAGATTGTATAGTCGGAGAGCTGCTCGATTGCGTGGCCTACGGTGTGTCCGAAATTCAGGATTTTCCGCAGGTTCTGTTCTTTTTCATCCTTTTCGACCACTTCTGCCTTGATCCTGCAGCTTTCCTCTATTACCTCAAGCAGTGCCGCGTCGTCAAACTCGTAGATCTTTTCGATGTTCTCTTCTAGGTAACAGAAAAGATTCTCGCTTTTTATTACGCCGTACTTTATTATCTCGGCCAGTCCTTCTGCGAGCTGATTCGGCCCGAGGGTTTTAAGGGTGTCTGTGTCAACGTACACGCGCCACGGCTGATAAAAGGCACCGATGAGGTTTTTCCCGTGAGGGGTGTCTACGGCGGTTTTTCCTCCAACCGAGCTATCAACGCAGGCGACCAGACTGGTGGGAACCTGAACGCAGGGAACCCCTCTCATGTAAGTGGCGGCCACGAATCCCGCAATGTCCCCCACTACTCCTCCGCCGAGTGCTATGACCGAAGAATCCCTGCCGAATCCCGATTCGAGCATCCTGTCTTCTATGAAGGACTTGATTTTCCTGGTCTTGCTCTGTTCCCCCGCCGGAAAAGCAATCATTCTGACTTCCGAGAGTGCCTCCTCAAGGTCTTGGAGAAGGTTCCCTCCGTAGAGCTCTGCCACGTTTGAATCGGTTACCAAGGCGTGGGAATGAGCTATTTTGGCCTCGGCTAGATCACTGGCAATCCGGCCCAGAAGATTCTGGCCGATCAGGATTTCATAGGAATTGTCTTCGTTCGAACTGACTGCGACTTTTATTCTTTTCAATTTTTACCCCGGCATTTTAAGCAGGGACCAGACTGGATGCGGAGAAAGCGCTTCAGCCCCCTTGAGCCCCGTGAGTTCTACAAGGAAAAGGTATCCCGCGACGCTCCCGCCCAGCTCTTCCACTAGGCGTCCGGTGCCTTGTGCAGTTCCCCCCGTGGCTAGAAGATCGTCAACGATTACTACCCTGCTTTGCCCGTTTATAGAGTCTTTGTGAATTTCCAAGACATCCTCTCCATATTCAAGGTCATATGAAACGCTTGCAGTTGTGCTTGGCAGCTTGCCCGGTTTTCTAACCAGGATCAGCCCTTTTCCAAGCTTATAGGATAGGGCGGAGGCGAAGATGAAACCCCGGCTCTCGGGTGCGACCAAAGAGGTTATCTCCTTGCCCGTGAGCATTTCCGCCATCATGTTCACAGACTTTTGAAAAGCTTCGGCGTTTTTTACGAGCGTGGTTATGTCATAAAAAAGTATCCCCTTGCTCGGAAAGTCAGGAACGCGTCTTATATGGTTTTCGATTTCTTCAAGTGACATTTTTCTTTCCATCTGGATGTCTGTGAGACTTTCATCCGGCTTTTTTCCCCTGAGACGATAACTCAAAGGCCGCTTGAACTGCTTCTTGGGGGGTTTTACACCTGATAATTCTCTTAGAGACATCCCAGGTGTCAAGCCCGATGACGGGAATTCCGGACTTAAGCGCGAA
Proteins encoded:
- a CDS encoding 1-deoxy-D-xylulose-5-phosphate reductoisomerase produces the protein MKKISILGSTGSIGSQTLEIVRRFPERFEVTGICAGKNIDLLAEQVAEFAPKIVSVARKEDSERLREIASPKTQIHYGNEGNIAVATEGDCDLVISSMVGFPGLLPTLSAIRAGRDVAIANKESLVVAGGLLISEARNQDVTLLPVDSEHSAIFQTLLERDREFLKRIIITASGGPFRKTPREDLEKVTVADALCHPTWKMGDKITIDSATLMNKGFEIIEARWFFDMPPEKISIWVHPQSIVHSILEYVDGSFITHLSASDMKIPIACALSYPQRLDLGHSAVSPDDLSDITFERLDTDKFEAPAIAVECLRMGGTYPTVLNAANEVAVNAFLGERIKFTDIIPIVRETLERHDKLDSGCLDNILEADRWSRSAAGSVMESLLS
- the uppS gene encoding di-trans,poly-cis-decaprenylcistransferase, which codes for MQKNHDTPIPGPIPRHVVIIMDGNGRWARRKNLDRLIGHREGIKSARSVVRAAREIGIEYVTLYAFSAQNWKRPGKEVLALMDLLRNYLSSEGEKLLAQNTRLNAIGNLSNLPPDIRKLLGRVMKMTEKCDSLTITLALSYGGREEIINAVNSIIAEGKKKTVTEEDFQEYLYTSRLPEPDLLIRTGGEMRLSNFLLWQLAYAEIYVTKTLWPNFRRRHLLKAIANYRNRERRFGLTGEQIREKGR
- a CDS encoding S41 family peptidase, whose translation is MRKFRFFFIVCALVPAFLLSTPLLAKEDTYRGLSDFAKALNLIEKNYVEEVSSEQLARSAIKGMFDSLDPYSVYLSSEGLRNLEIGTMGEFEGIGVEITVRDGFLTVISPIEGGPAQEAGVKSGDVIVSIDGESTEKTNIVDALERIRGREGTKVNIVVRREGTKEEDHEFTITRRMVKLRSVESRLVEKDIGYIKLSQFHRDSADEFLSSYRGLEEENGAKLGGLVLDLRNNPGGLLEQALALCDMFIDKGLILNVKGRSERTSKEYFAREGMEIPTDHVAVIVNQGSASASEVLAGALKDSGRAKIVGTRTFGKGSVQSVIELSGETGVKITTARLLTPSGILIDDKGIEPDIFVEGGEKDPSSDPQLARALETIKRM
- a CDS encoding divergent polysaccharide deacetylase family protein — translated: MSQKRRTKKKPSAGRSGAKKNTARLSHAVLVLLFFFAFSIFGLRYVGKFIDEWSPREVAPTVSDKTAEKEPRRPGVILIIDDLGGDKEAIDRLLRIKQPLNLAVLPHLSHSRYAARAAYRGGKDVILHLPMEPKYSSGYTADDAGEGVLLLGFSIDQIREELRRNIMAVPNVAGVNNHMGSKFMENEEPVRTVMKELKARDLYFVDSLTTSNSRGYSVAKQLGVKTLKRDVFIDQSGRGREYTIEQLDRLVRIAEKNGMAVGIGHPYPETIDVLAEYMPKVEGKVEFMKISTTALN
- a CDS encoding 30S ribosomal protein S21, producing the protein MPGITVGSSESIDSALKRFKKQVEKGGVLSEVRKREYYEKPSEKKKKKLFAAKKRSSSRKRR
- a CDS encoding DNA primase, giving the protein MKSSSSTSAIADIKARLSIVDIIQGFVSLKKSGKNYIGLCPFHDDNNPSMHVNDEKGFFHCFSCGAGGDVFGFLMRYSNIGFREALKELAAKAGVRLPAPRPRTKSARKKEAAAGRFFEINSLVSSFYSQNLLASRKNSAQAREYLESRGVTSKVIKEFKLGFVPDSWDALMKFASRNSIGIGELEELGLVVARESGSGHYDRFRNRIIFPINEITGRICGFGGRILGEDGPGQPKYMNSPESPVFDKKNVLYGLYHSKNEIGRKRKAVLVEGYMDFIKLYANGIRNVVATLGTAFTNEHARLLRRFCQEVVIVYDGDAAGIRSAVRAGEILLEQGISSSICRIPDGLDPDDYLGLHGPESLGELIEDAVDVSDFIIDDTFTRYREKKISSGESIRFLADMVSKIKDPVRRAEAVSRATGVFGIRESEFLSLVKSPDPGKNRGSLAPVALVPEKSIHEREIVRILLKFPGLLSAEKIENIEKHFENGDLKVILKRVGEGEFTEISSLMSSFEEIEMQQLLSELIFSSDDLIDETTSEKILNDCVRELELRDIAFKRNEVIDRIRKQRDSSDKSLERELVEKYRDLVSMEKAIRGTVS
- a CDS encoding sigma-70 family RNA polymerase sigma factor produces the protein MNPNDQANGLGDEVDTQDESEFSESAQGFQNVPADSQTEDKLKNTKSQDSEQDPIRSYILAIAQHSLLSKEEEVEIARQIEKGKKIIARMIIENPFMMKKVLKLEEEIKEGTLGAGDVSYQGEDVESSVNGEAYSNSVKNFLPIRELFAETEELRNKLGNPKLSDNDKAKISRKIRKNNERTVELLDEIDFSSAQASRIYSLAVEYVNRVESGECDCVMNGSGDAIGNGSKSEYSEEEIASLKKVLGRFEKAKKATKKARKKLIECNLRLVVSIARKYVNRGLPFLDLVQEGNMGLMKAVEKFEHGMGYKFSTCATWWIKQAITRAIADQGSLIRIPVHMTENINRLNKVSRSLMQKLGREPRPEEIAEAMDMSLDKVMKIMKVSRDPISLESPIGEDDCRLMDIISDPASTSPLDMLETKELNRIMRNALCTNLSNGEEGVVKMRFGIDEDKEYTLEEIGKKLNVTRERIRQIEVKAIKKLKRFGRALPIRGFNND
- a CDS encoding phosphoribosylglycinamide formyltransferase, with translation MSKINVAVFVSGSGTNLQAVIDSGIESANIAVVVCDTPGVMAIERARKHGIPLELVNSRDFESREEFERQIVTRIDRYDIGLVVLAGFMRIFTPYFIDRFKDRIINIHPSLLPSFPGTNSVKQALDYGVKQTGCTVHFVGEEVDAGPIILQAAVPITEEDTEETLLEKVHAQEYRILPEAIRLFCEGKLTLSGRRVLISS